AGGATCCTGTGCCTGGAGTTTGTTGGGTAAAATATAGAAGGAAAGAAATAAACCAAATAGGGAAGAAGTCAGAAGTCTGATTGGTTTGAATTTTAGAGTTTTCAATAAAATCATAATAAAATTAGAATCAGGGTTGACATAAAATTTGCAGAATAAATTTTAAGGTCAAATAGTAGCCCACTGAATTTTATTTTATGGAAAAATTAAAGGAGAAAAAAATAGCTCCTCCTCTTAAATCACAACCAGGATTTTTTATGCAAAAAAAAGCCGGAGTCCCCCCCGGCTTCTTCTACTTATAAATACTTACTAACTTTCTAACTTACTAACTTTCCAACTTACTAACTTCCTAACTTTCTCTTCACAAATCAGAAAAATCAAAACTTTCCAAAAAGCTCGTATTGAATATCCCCGACTGGAAGGTTGGGTCATCCATGAGTTTAAGATGAAAAGGAATTGTAGTTTTAACGCCATCAATGAAAAACTCCTGAAGGGCTCTTTTCATCCTTACCAATACTTCCTCTCTTGAGCGGGCCGTTACGATAAGTTTGGCTATCATCGAATCATAATTTGGCGGAATGGTATAGCCAGCATATACGTGCGAGTCCACCCTTACCCCATGTCCACCTGGAACATTGATTTGTTTGATCAATCCAGGACTAGGTCTGAAGTTCTGCATAGGATCTTCGGCATTGATCCGGCATTCCATTGCAAACATTTTAGGGAAATAGTTTTCGCCCGAAATAGGCACCCCTGCGGCCACTTTTATTTGTTCTTTGATCAGGTCAAAGTCCGTAACTTCTTCAGTGATAGGATGCTCTACCTGGATACGGGTGTTCATTTCCATAAAATAGAACTTGCCGTGTTTGTCCAGAAGAAACTCAACTGTACCAGCACCTTCATATTTAATGGCTGCCGCTCCAGCAATGGCTGCTTCACCCATTCTTTTTCTTAAATCATCAGAAACAACCGGTGAGGGGGTTTCTTCTACCAATTTTTGGTGCCTTCTCTGAATCGAACAATCCCTTTCTGAGAGGTGGCATACTTTGCCAAACTGGTCACCAACTATCTGAATCTCGATGTGACGAGGTTCTTCTATATATTTTTCAAGATAGAGTCCGTCATTACCGAAAGCGGCCCCTGATTCCATTTTCGC
The sequence above is a segment of the Cytophagaceae bacterium genome. Coding sequences within it:
- the accC gene encoding acetyl-CoA carboxylase biotin carboxylase subunit yields the protein MFKKILIANRGEIALRIIRTCKEMGIKTVAVYSTADKESLHVRFADEAVCIGPPASKLSYLNIPSIISAAELTNADAIHPGYGFLSENAEFSRICEDYNIKFIGATADQINLMGDKATAKETMKKAGVPCIPGSEGLIDTVEQGIKLAEEIGYPVIIKATAGGGGRGMRIIRNSDEFQKNWDDAKMESGAAFGNDGLYLEKYIEEPRHIEIQIVGDQFGKVCHLSERDCSIQRRHQKLVEETPSPVVSDDLRKRMGEAAIAGAAAIKYEGAGTVEFLLDKHGKFYFMEMNTRIQVEHPITEEVTDFDLIKEQIKVAAGVPISGENYFPKMFAMECRINAEDPMQNFRPSPGLIKQINVPGGHGVRVDSHVYAGYTIPPNYDSMIAKLIVTARSREEVLVRMKRALQEFFIDGVKTTIPFHLKLMDDPTFQSGIFNTSFLESFDFSDL